From the genome of Candidatus Deferrimicrobiaceae bacterium, one region includes:
- the pckA gene encoding phosphoenolpyruvate carboxykinase (ATP), with protein MNIRLSGNRADDLSFHGIRKVEAVWWNLSVSALVEHSVKRREGHLAATGPLVVRTGEYTGRSPNDRFFVREKESEGAICWGNINRPFDADKYESLRARLFAYLEGRELFVQECHVGADKDHQLPIRIITEMAWHSLFARNMFLPVTDGEALLRHVPEFTVISAPGFHSRPEMDGTRSEVFILIHFGRKEVLIGGSLYAGEIKKSIFTVMNYLLPQHGVLPMHCAASYGRDDRDVAVLFGLSGTGKTTLSADPERTLVGDDEHGWSRRGVFNFEGGCYAKVIRLSPEMEPEIHRTTGMFGTILENVGMDTMSRRIDLDDATLTENTRASYPLSSIPRVSPSGAVGHPRHIVMLTADAFGVLPPISAMTKDQAMYHFLSGYTAKVAGTERGVVEPQATFSACFGAPFMALPPSVYAKLLGEKVAAHQVKVWLLNTGWTGGPYGTGRRMSIDHTRTMLRAALAGKLDNVEMREDPVFRLGIPVSCPDVPPEILDPRSTWKDRAAYDESARKLAGMFDENFGQYAGDVEPQVRAAGVRRQG; from the coding sequence GTGGTGGAACCTTTCCGTCTCCGCCCTCGTCGAGCATTCCGTGAAGCGGCGCGAAGGTCATCTGGCGGCGACCGGGCCGCTCGTCGTGCGGACCGGGGAGTACACGGGCCGCTCCCCCAACGACCGCTTCTTCGTCCGGGAGAAGGAAAGCGAGGGTGCGATCTGCTGGGGGAATATCAACCGCCCCTTCGACGCCGACAAGTACGAGTCGCTCCGGGCGCGGCTCTTCGCCTACCTCGAGGGAAGGGAGCTCTTCGTCCAGGAGTGCCACGTAGGGGCCGACAAAGACCACCAGCTTCCGATTCGGATCATCACCGAGATGGCCTGGCACAGCCTCTTTGCCCGGAACATGTTCCTTCCGGTGACGGACGGGGAGGCGCTCCTGCGGCACGTCCCCGAGTTCACGGTCATCAGCGCCCCCGGGTTTCATTCCCGCCCCGAGATGGACGGGACCCGCAGCGAGGTCTTCATCCTGATCCACTTCGGCCGCAAGGAGGTGCTGATCGGCGGCAGCCTGTACGCGGGCGAGATCAAGAAGTCGATCTTCACCGTGATGAACTACCTGCTTCCGCAGCATGGCGTCCTTCCGATGCACTGCGCCGCCAGCTATGGGCGCGACGACCGCGACGTGGCGGTCCTCTTCGGCCTCTCGGGCACGGGGAAGACCACCCTCTCCGCCGACCCGGAGAGAACGCTGGTGGGAGACGACGAGCACGGCTGGAGCCGGCGAGGCGTCTTCAACTTCGAGGGGGGCTGCTACGCCAAGGTGATCAGGCTCTCCCCCGAAATGGAGCCCGAGATCCACCGGACGACCGGAATGTTCGGGACGATCCTCGAGAACGTGGGGATGGACACCATGTCGCGCCGGATCGACCTGGACGACGCGACCCTGACGGAGAACACACGCGCATCCTACCCGCTTTCCTCCATTCCCCGGGTCTCCCCCAGCGGCGCGGTCGGCCACCCGAGGCACATCGTGATGCTGACGGCGGACGCCTTCGGAGTGCTGCCCCCGATTTCGGCGATGACGAAGGACCAGGCGATGTACCACTTCCTCTCGGGCTACACGGCCAAGGTGGCGGGAACCGAGCGGGGAGTCGTGGAGCCGCAGGCGACCTTCAGCGCCTGTTTCGGCGCCCCCTTCATGGCGCTTCCCCCCTCGGTCTACGCAAAGCTCCTCGGGGAGAAGGTCGCAGCTCACCAGGTCAAGGTCTGGCTGCTCAATACGGGATGGACCGGCGGTCCGTACGGCACGGGGCGCCGGATGAGCATCGACCACACCCGGACGATGCTCCGCGCCGCGCTCGCCGGGAAGCTGGACAACGTCGAGATGCGGGAAGACCCGGTGTTCAGGCTGGGCATACCGGTAAGCTGCCCGGACGTGCCGCCTGAAATCCTCGACCCGCGTTCGACCTGGAAAGACCGCGCCGCCTACGACGAGTCGGCGAGGAAGCTGGCCGGGATGTTCGACGAGAACTTCGGCCAGTACGCCGGGGATGTGGAGCCGCAGGTCCGGGCCGCGGGAGTCCGCAGGCAGGGGTGA
- a CDS encoding TfoX/Sxy family protein — MLDQLRSLEDVSCRSMFGGYGLSLGEDFFGILHDGRLYFKTNETTREKYRNRGMGPFAPSEKQVLKSYYEVPEEIVEDDEELASWAREAAALKKKGKAPARKKR, encoded by the coding sequence GTGCTCGACCAGTTGCGCTCCCTGGAGGACGTAAGCTGCCGGTCCATGTTTGGCGGCTACGGCCTCTCCCTGGGGGAGGACTTCTTCGGCATCCTCCACGACGGGCGCCTCTACTTCAAGACGAATGAGACAACGCGGGAGAAGTACCGGAACCGTGGGATGGGCCCCTTCGCCCCGAGCGAGAAGCAGGTCCTGAAGTCGTACTACGAGGTGCCGGAGGAGATCGTCGAAGACGACGAGGAGTTGGCCTCCTGGGCGAGGGAGGCCGCGGCGCTTAAAAAGAAGGGGAAGGCGCCGGCCAGGAAAAAGAGGTGA
- a CDS encoding dienelactone hydrolase family protein, which translates to MRKRFSIMSVLLAFLVTPLTGVAAGHGTGAIPPGEAGAKAALETSPRHHEWVDIAVPGREGKVSAFVAYPERKDKAPVVIVIHEVYGLTDWVRAVADRLAADGFLVIAPDLLSGMGPGRGGTDKFASRDDVVKAVRDLKEPDVVAALDAVSRYGRGLPAATDKFATIGFCWGGGQSFHYATVRPDLGAAVVYYGTSPGSEALKGVRAPVLGLYGGDDARVNATVGPAEAKMKELGKTYVTHTYPGAGHGFLRAQDGRDGANRAASEKAWPATIELLKKYLEEKGGVDGNRTDQS; encoded by the coding sequence ATGCGCAAACGATTCTCGATCATGTCGGTTTTGCTCGCATTTCTCGTCACCCCGCTGACAGGGGTCGCTGCCGGACATGGCACCGGGGCGATCCCGCCGGGCGAGGCCGGGGCCAAGGCCGCCCTGGAAACCTCCCCGCGCCACCACGAGTGGGTCGACATCGCTGTCCCCGGAAGAGAAGGGAAGGTGTCCGCTTTCGTCGCCTACCCCGAGCGCAAGGACAAAGCCCCCGTCGTGATCGTCATCCACGAAGTGTACGGGCTCACCGACTGGGTCCGGGCGGTCGCGGACCGGCTGGCCGCGGACGGCTTCCTCGTCATCGCGCCGGACCTGCTCTCCGGAATGGGCCCGGGCCGCGGGGGGACCGACAAGTTCGCAAGCCGCGACGATGTCGTCAAGGCGGTACGCGATTTGAAGGAGCCGGACGTCGTAGCCGCGCTGGACGCCGTGAGCCGATACGGCAGGGGCCTGCCGGCCGCAACGGACAAGTTCGCCACGATCGGTTTCTGCTGGGGCGGCGGCCAGAGCTTCCACTACGCGACGGTGCGACCCGACCTGGGCGCTGCGGTGGTCTATTACGGCACCTCCCCCGGGTCGGAAGCACTGAAGGGGGTACGCGCGCCCGTGCTCGGCCTCTACGGCGGCGACGACGCCCGGGTGAACGCGACGGTGGGTCCCGCGGAAGCGAAGATGAAGGAGCTGGGGAAGACATACGTCACGCACACGTACCCGGGGGCGGGGCATGGGTTCCTGCGCGCCCAGGACGGCCGCGACGGGGCGAACCGGGCCGCCTCCGAGAAGGCCTGGCCCGCCACGATCGAACTCCTCAAGAAATACCTGGAGGAGAAGGGGGGAGTCGATGGAAACCGGACCGATCAATCCTGA
- a CDS encoding YhjD/YihY/BrkB family envelope integrity protein — translation MREKASHILEFFRTGIWMVPEKGLSRTNAFAVRTLKIFLLSVRRFREKQCPVKASALTFYSMLSVVPIVAMFFGIAKGFGFEKKLQAQLMAKFSEHEDVLLRVFEFSNSLLQKTKVGVVAGIGVVFLFWSVISVLGYIEYSFNDIWNVKKGRTFARKCSDYLSVMLVCPVIFLLASSLTVTMVSQVKFVAARLGLLGVPPGPILLLLDVLPFVLIWVLFTFLYIFMPNTKVRLRSGLIAGVVAGTVYQATQWLYVVFQVGMAKNNAIYGSFAALPLFLIWMQVSWLIVLLGAVISFAVQNADTLVFPVDAAKVSPEKRRLLSLMIARLVIRNFAAGEKALTAPEIAARLEMPSPLMRRILTDFAASGLFSVTRVEEYEEPAYQPAFDIHRITVKTVLDALDRCGSVELAFPATEDYQGLSETLAAFESAMEESPANKPLIDL, via the coding sequence TTGCGGGAAAAAGCGAGCCACATCCTCGAATTCTTCCGGACCGGCATCTGGATGGTCCCGGAAAAGGGCCTTTCGCGGACAAATGCGTTCGCCGTCAGGACCCTCAAGATCTTCCTCCTGTCGGTGCGCAGATTCCGGGAGAAGCAATGCCCGGTGAAGGCCTCCGCGCTGACCTTCTACTCCATGCTCTCCGTCGTTCCGATCGTCGCGATGTTCTTCGGCATCGCCAAGGGGTTCGGCTTCGAAAAGAAACTCCAGGCCCAGCTCATGGCGAAGTTCTCCGAACACGAGGACGTGCTGCTCAGGGTGTTCGAATTCTCCAACTCGCTCCTGCAAAAGACCAAGGTGGGGGTCGTCGCGGGGATCGGGGTCGTCTTCCTGTTCTGGTCCGTCATCTCGGTGCTGGGATACATCGAGTACTCGTTCAACGACATCTGGAACGTCAAGAAGGGGCGCACGTTCGCCCGGAAATGCAGCGATTACCTCTCCGTCATGCTGGTGTGTCCGGTCATCTTCCTCCTTGCCAGCAGCCTCACGGTGACGATGGTGAGCCAGGTGAAATTCGTCGCGGCAAGGCTGGGACTACTCGGCGTTCCCCCGGGCCCGATCCTGCTGCTGCTGGACGTCCTGCCCTTCGTCCTCATCTGGGTGCTCTTCACCTTCCTCTACATTTTCATGCCGAACACGAAAGTCCGCCTCCGGTCCGGCCTGATCGCCGGCGTGGTAGCCGGCACCGTCTACCAGGCGACCCAGTGGCTCTACGTCGTCTTCCAGGTCGGGATGGCGAAGAACAACGCGATCTACGGGAGTTTCGCCGCACTGCCCCTCTTCCTCATCTGGATGCAGGTCAGCTGGTTGATCGTCCTGCTGGGGGCGGTGATCTCCTTCGCCGTCCAGAACGCGGATACCCTCGTCTTCCCCGTCGACGCGGCGAAGGTGAGCCCCGAGAAGCGCAGGCTTCTTTCCCTGATGATCGCCCGCCTCGTGATCCGGAATTTCGCCGCGGGGGAAAAGGCGCTGACCGCCCCCGAAATCGCCGCACGCCTGGAAATGCCGTCTCCCCTGATGCGCCGGATCCTTACGGATTTCGCGGCCAGCGGGCTCTTCTCGGTCACGCGTGTGGAGGAGTACGAGGAGCCGGCGTACCAGCCCGCCTTCGATATCCACCGGATCACCGTGAAAACCGTCCTGGACGCCCTGGACCGGTGCGGCTCCGTGGAGCTGGCGTTTCCGGCCACCGAGGACTATCAGGGCCTATCGGAGACCCTGGCGGCCTTCGAATCCGCAATGGAAGAATCCCCCGCCAACAAACCCCTGATCGACCTCTGA